A genomic segment from Agelaius phoeniceus isolate bAgePho1 chromosome 2, bAgePho1.hap1, whole genome shotgun sequence encodes:
- the LOC129134785 gene encoding uncharacterized protein LOC129134785: protein MWQHDRHPGSCKRRLRIATREIKRLSGRWRKRLNGEVNLLTWRGNKRRKKTRSHRYSTKHQAFGLKKPRPSWLQKLLLLREYVILELLKEKSSVMQHQNSGQVIFSTAAMNFNLEPKKTHQMPKERQYGVGREAWISMKGNQL from the exons ATGTGGCAGCACGACCGTCACCCGGGCTCCTGCAAAAGGCGGCTCCGTATCGCGACACGGGAAATTAAGCGATTGAGTGGGAGGTGGAGAAAGCGCTTAAACGGAGAAGTTAATCTGCTAACATGGAGAGGAAACAAACggagaaaaaaaacccgaaG ccacCGCTACAGTACAAAACACCAAGCTTTTGGGCTCAAAAAGCCTAGACCATCATGGCTACaaaaactgctgctgctcagagagtATGTAATTCTGGAGCTCCTTAAGGAAAAAAGTAGTGTGATGCAACAT CAGAACAGTGGCCAAGTGATCTTCTCCACAGCAGCCATGAACTTCAATCTTGAACCGAAGAAGACTCATCAAATG cCTAAGGAAAGACAGTATGGAGTTGGAAGAGAAGCATGGATCTCCATGAAGGGCAATCAGTTGTAG